In the genome of bacterium, the window TGATGTGCGCGTGACGGTTTACTTCGCCGACTTGAAGTGCCCGGCGACGACATCCCAGTTGACGACATTCCACCAGGCGGCAATGTAGTCGGGGCGGCGGTTCTGGTACTTCAGATAGTAGGCATGCTCCCAGACATCGAGCCCGAGAATCGGCGTGCCGGTCACATCGGCGACACCCTTCATCAGGGGCGAGTCTTGATTGGGCGTGGAGGTGATGACCAGCTTGCCGCCGGTAACGACCAGCCAGGCCCAGCCGGAGCCGAATCGTCCCAGACCGGCCGCGGCAAACTGCTCCTTGAACGTGGCGAATGAGCCGAAGGCGCCATTGATGGCCGAGGCGAGATCGCCGGCGGGTTCCTTGGCGCCGCCCGGCTTCATCAGCTCCCAGAAGAACGAGTGATTGGCGTGGCCGCCGCCGTTGTTGCGGACCGCCATGCGCTTGGCTTCGGGCACCTTGGAGAGATCGGCGATCAACTGGTGTAGG includes:
- a CDS encoding superoxide dismutase, producing the protein MPHVLPQLPYAFNALEPYIDAQTMEIHHGKHHQAYVNNLNNALAGTGLEETPLHQLIADLSKVPEAKRMAVRNNGGGHANHSFFWELMKPGGAKEPAGDLASAINGAFGSFATFKEQFAAAGLGRFGSGWAWLVVTGGKLVITSTPNQDSPLMKGVADVTGTPILGLDVWEHAYYLKYQNRRPDYIAAWWNVVNWDVVAGHFKSAK